One Delphinus delphis chromosome 3, mDelDel1.2, whole genome shotgun sequence genomic region harbors:
- the FBXL7 gene encoding F-box/LRR-repeat protein 7 → MGANNGKQYGSEGKGSSSISSDVSSSTDHTPTQAQKNVATSEDSDLSMRTLSTPSPALICPPNLPGFQNGRGSSTSSSSVTGETVAMVHSPPPTRLTHPLIRLSSRPPKEQASIERLPDHAMVQIFSFLPTNQLCRCARVCRRWYNLAWDPRLWRTIRLTGETVNVDRALKVLTRRLCQDTPNVCLMLETVSVSGCRRLTDRGLYTIAQRCPELRRLEVSGCYNISNEAVFDVVSLCPNLEHLDVSGCSKVTCISLTREASIKLSPLHGKQISIRYLDMTDCFVLEDEGLHTIAAHCTQLTHLYLRRCVRLTDEGLRYLMIYCASIKELSVSDCRFVSDFGLREIAKLESRLRYLSIAHCGRVTDVGIRYVAKYCGKLRYLNARGCEGITDHGVEYLAKNCAKLKSLDIGKCPLVSDTGLECLALNCFNLKRLSLKSCESITGQGLQIVAANCFDLQMLNVQDCEVSVEALRFVKRHCKRCVIEHTNPAFF, encoded by the exons ACTCCGACCTGAGCATGCGCACACTGAGcacgcccagcccagccctgataTGTCCACCCAACCTGCCGGGATTTCAGAATGGAAGGGGCTCGTCCACCTCCTCGTCCTCCGTCACCGGGGAGACGGTGGCCATGGTCCACTCCCCGCCCCCGACCCGTCTCACCCACCCTCTCATCCGGCTCTCCTCCCGGCCCCCGAAGGAGCAGGCCAGCATCGAACGGCTCCCGGACCACGCCATGGTGCAGATCTTCTCCTTCCTGCCCACCAACCAGCTGTGCCGCTGCGCCCGCGTGTGCCGCCGCTGGTACAACCTGGCCTGGGACCCGCGCCTCTGGAGGACTATCCGCCTGACGGGCGAGACTGTCAACGTGGACCGCGCCCTCAAGGTGCTGACCCGCAGGCTCTGTCAGGACACACCCAACGTCTGTCTCATGCTGGAAACCGTAAGTGTCAGTGGCTGCAGGCGGCTCACGGACCGAGGTCTTTACACCATTGCCCAGCGCTGCCCGGAGCTCCGGCGGCTGGAAGTCTCGGGCTGCTACAATATCTCCAACGAGGCAGTCTTCGATGTGGTGTCCCTCTGTCCCAATCTGGAGCATCTGGATGTGTCAG GGTGCTCCAAAGTGACCTGCATCAGCTTGACCCGGGAGGCCTCCATTAAACTGTCCCCCTTGCATGGCAAACAGATCTCCATCCGCTACCTGGACATGACGGACTGCTTCGTGCTGGAGGACGAAGGCCTGCACACCATCGCGGCGCACTGCACGCAGCTGACCCACCTGTACCTGCGCCGCTGCGTCCGCCTCACGGACGAGGGCCTCCGCTACCTGATGATCTACTGCGCTTCCATCAAGGAGCTGAGCGTGAGCGACTGCCGCTTCGTCAGCGACTTCGGCCTGCGAGAGATCGCCAAGCTGGAGTCCCGCCTGCGGTACCTCAGCATCGCCCACTGCGGCCGCGTCACCGACGTGGGCATCCGCTACGTGGCCAAGTACTGCGGCAAGCTGCGCTACCTCAACGCGAGGGGCTGCGAGGGCATCACGGACCACGGCGTGGAGTACCTCGCCAAGAACTGCGCGAAACTCAAGTCTCTGGACATCGGCAAATGCCCTCTGGTCTCCGACACGGGCCTGGAGTGCCTGGCCCTGAACTGCTTCAATCTCAAGCGGCTCAGCCTCAAGTCTTGCGAGAGCATCACAGGCCAGGGCTTGCAGATCGTGGCGGCCAACTGCTTCGACCTGCAGATGCTGAACGTGCAGGATTGCGAGGTGTCCGTGGAGGCCCTGCGCTTCGTGAAACGCCACTGCAAGCGCTGCGTCATCGAGCACACCAACCCTGCCTTCTTCTGA